ATGATTGTTAAAGGCTCTGACGTAACGATGCCTTTAGGGTTATTCCAATTTAGCGATGAAGAGCAATCCGTCGTTGTTGATGGAAATATCACGACTGTTGAAGATTTGAAGAATGTTTTAATTCCAGTTATGCCTGCTGCAATTCCGGGACAAGACGGAATGGATAGCGGTGGTGAACAAAGTGCAGAACTCCCTACTGTTACATTGGGAGAAATCGCGAAGATTGAACTTGTCGGAAAAGCTGAATCCATTTCTAGAACGAACGGGAAAGAAGCAATTGCAATTCAAGTTGTAAAATCACAACAAGCGAATACTGTTGAAGTAGCTAATGCAGTTAAAGAACAAATGGAACAGTTCAAGAAAGAGAATAACGGCGTAGCCATCTCAACGACAATGGATCAAGCAGAACCAATTGAAGATTCTGTTGAAACGATGTTTAGCAAAGCACTTTTCGGGGCGCTCTTTGCAGTCCTGATCATTATGCTTTTCCTTCGTAACTTTAGATCGACAATTATTTCGATTGTCTCCATTCCGATGTCATTATTGATCGCAATTATTTTCTTGAATCAGATGGACATCACACTGAATATGATGACGCTCGGGGCAATGACCGTTGCAATCGGACGTGTAATCGATGATTCAATCGTTGTTGTCGAAAATATCTATCGAAGAATGAACTTAACGACAGAAAAACTAAAAGGAAAAGCACTTGTACGTGAAGCCACACTGCAAATGTTCAAACCGATTACTTCTTCTACTCTAGTTACAGTAGCTGTTTTCCTTCCTATCGCATTAGTAGGCGGCATGGTCGGCGAACTGTTTATGCCATTTGCATTGACAATCGTTTTTGCTTTACTTGCTTCATTACTTGTAGCAGTCACGATTGTACCGATGTTGGCACATTCATTATTTAAGAAACAAATTTATTCTAATGGCAACAGCCGCAAAGAACAAAAAGGTAAAATGGCTGCCATATATGAAAAAATATTAAACTGGACATTGAATCACAAACTTGTCACATCACTTATTTCCGTTGCACTTCTAGTAGGAAGTTTGTTCTTAATACCCGTAATCGGCGTCAGTTTCCTACCGGATGAAGAGCAAAAAATGATGTACATTACGTACACGCCAGAACCTGGTGAAACGCTTTCCACGGTAAATGAAGAAGTCGAGAAAGGTGAAAAATATTTACTGAATCTCGATAAAGTCGAAACCGTGCAATTATCCGTCGGCGGTGAAAACCCGATGTCGCCTGGTGCATCGAATGGCGCATTGATGTTCGTTACCTTCGATTCGGATACTGAAGAGTTTACAAAAGTTACAGAAGACACGATTAAGGAACTTGAGGGATTATCCACGAAAGGTGAATGGAAATCTCAAGACTTCGGCATGGGTGGGTCTAGTAATGCAATTAGCTACTATGTTTATGGTAAGAGCTTAACTGATATTGAACCGGTTATTTTGGATATCGAAAACGTCCTCTCTAGACAAGAAGATTTGAAAGACGTTAAAACAAGCTTGGCACGCACATACAAAGAATATACACTCGTTGCAAATCAAGAAATGCTAACACAATTCGGATTAACCACAGCCCAAATAGGCATGGAATTAAACCCGATGAAACAGCGAGAAGTCTTAACGAAGATCACAAACGGAAACGACTCAATTGATGTGTTCATTGACGTTGAAGAAAAAGAACATAAAACGATTGATGACTTACTAAAAGAAACAGTTCAGTCCCCTTTCGGCATGGAAGTTCCTATCTCTGAATTCGTTGAAGTCAAAGAAGGAACAAGTTCTGACACAGTTTCACGCCGAAACGGAAAAGTCTTTGCGAGTGTTACTGCTACATTAACAGCAAAAGACGTTGCCAAAGTATCAGGCGATATTCAAAAAGACATTGACGAACTTTCCGTACCGGA
This genomic window from Sporosarcina sp. Marseille-Q4063 contains:
- a CDS encoding efflux RND transporter permease subunit, with amino-acid sequence MKSIVNFVMKNKLAVWILTFIITAAGLYSGSRMNLETIPDITIPIVSVTTVYPGATPEQVAKDLSEPLEKAVSGLSGVSSVSSTSYQNASSLQIEFDYGTDMEKAEGEVEDALANVTLPDGTMDPDIGRISINAFPILAISVSDDDSNLEELTKKVTDSLVPRIEAIDGVSNAAISGQQIEEISLTFDHEKMASLNLDEETVKMIVKGSDVTMPLGLFQFSDEEQSVVVDGNITTVEDLKNVLIPVMPAAIPGQDGMDSGGEQSAELPTVTLGEIAKIELVGKAESISRTNGKEAIAIQVVKSQQANTVEVANAVKEQMEQFKKENNGVAISTTMDQAEPIEDSVETMFSKALFGALFAVLIIMLFLRNFRSTIISIVSIPMSLLIAIIFLNQMDITLNMMTLGAMTVAIGRVIDDSIVVVENIYRRMNLTTEKLKGKALVREATLQMFKPITSSTLVTVAVFLPIALVGGMVGELFMPFALTIVFALLASLLVAVTIVPMLAHSLFKKQIYSNGNSRKEQKGKMAAIYEKILNWTLNHKLVTSLISVALLVGSLFLIPVIGVSFLPDEEQKMMYITYTPEPGETLSTVNEEVEKGEKYLLNLDKVETVQLSVGGENPMSPGASNGALMFVTFDSDTEEFTKVTEDTIKELEGLSTKGEWKSQDFGMGGSSNAISYYVYGKSLTDIEPVILDIENVLSRQEDLKDVKTSLARTYKEYTLVANQEMLTQFGLTTAQIGMELNPMKQREVLTKITNGNDSIDVFIDVEEKEHKTIDDLLKETVQSPFGMEVPISEFVEVKEGTSSDTVSRRNGKVFASVTATLTAKDVAKVSGDIQKDIDELSVPENVEINTAGVTEDIAEAFTQLGLAMLAAIAIVYLILVITFGGALAPFAVLFSLPFTVIGALVGLLIAGETISVSSMIGILMLIGIVVTNAIVLIDRVINMEKEGLSTREAILEAGTTRLRPILMTALATIGALIPLAVGAEGSGLISKGLGVTVIGGLTSSTLLTLIFVPIVYEFLGKFRKKKVEVETE